Proteins encoded within one genomic window of Bacillus thuringiensis:
- a CDS encoding DinB family protein: MKDLYIDKNINPQVAILYATVTDTFKRLQKLVEGTDEKELAFKGTENNENSIGQLLQHLAVVDLHWVYRLKGEAIPQVLDNIYGPMLNEVGKLPRVRKQTLQQLMQDYEVVQHMLYEECMKLTENDLTREVFYEKGENTTIRWGIWHIADHNRYHQAHISRLRRLYSARIHAR, encoded by the coding sequence ATGAAAGATCTTTATATAGACAAAAATATAAACCCGCAAGTAGCAATTTTGTATGCGACGGTTACTGATACATTTAAAAGACTGCAAAAGTTAGTGGAAGGAACTGACGAAAAAGAGCTGGCATTTAAAGGAACAGAAAATAATGAAAATAGTATTGGACAACTACTTCAACATTTAGCAGTTGTCGATTTACATTGGGTGTACCGCTTAAAAGGAGAAGCAATTCCACAGGTACTTGATAATATATATGGACCTATGTTAAATGAAGTAGGAAAACTGCCAAGAGTAAGAAAACAGACGTTGCAACAATTAATGCAAGATTATGAAGTTGTTCAACATATGCTTTATGAGGAGTGTATGAAACTAACAGAAAATGATTTAACACGAGAAGTTTTTTATGAAAAGGGAGAAAATACGACTATAAGATGGGGGATATGGCATATAGCTGATCATAATCGATACCATCAGGCTCATATTAGTCGTTTAAGAAGACTATATAGTGCTAGAATTCATGCGAGATAA
- a CDS encoding nucleotidyltransferase domain-containing protein, producing the protein MKAMEAAKSIITSQFPNCDVALLGGSVARGEATKTSDLDIVIIDRSLSSCYRESFYSNGWPVEVFVHNFETLKTFFKMDCDRGRPSLPQLVAEGIVLKGEDEIVEKLKSEANELLNKGPAKWTEEMMEQKRYFITDTLDDFIGASKREEELFIANLLAGLLHEYVLRVNGKWLGSSKWFIRVLRIYDEHYADQFVAAFDHFYTTGEKMKLITFVEKTLEQYGGRMFEGFSIGK; encoded by the coding sequence ATGAAAGCAATGGAAGCGGCAAAAAGCATAATTACATCACAATTTCCGAATTGTGATGTAGCTTTACTTGGAGGAAGCGTTGCAAGAGGAGAAGCGACAAAAACATCGGATCTGGACATTGTAATAATAGATCGTAGTTTGTCATCTTGTTATAGAGAATCTTTCTATAGTAATGGATGGCCAGTTGAGGTATTTGTACATAATTTTGAAACGTTAAAAACCTTTTTTAAAATGGATTGTGACCGCGGAAGACCTTCGTTACCACAATTAGTTGCAGAAGGTATTGTGTTAAAAGGGGAAGATGAAATTGTTGAGAAATTAAAAAGCGAAGCGAATGAGTTACTAAATAAAGGACCAGCTAAATGGACAGAAGAAATGATGGAGCAGAAGCGTTATTTTATTACAGATACTTTGGATGATTTTATTGGTGCATCAAAAAGAGAAGAAGAGTTGTTTATCGCGAATTTATTAGCTGGTTTATTACATGAATATGTATTAAGGGTAAATGGGAAATGGCTTGGAAGTTCAAAATGGTTTATAAGGGTACTTAGAATATATGATGAACATTACGCAGATCAATTTGTAGCGGCGTTCGATCATTTTTATACAACAGGAGAGAAAATGAAATTAATTACTTTTGTAGAAAAAACGCTAGAACAGTATGGAGGAAGAATGTTCGAAGGGTTTTCTATAGGAAAATAA
- a CDS encoding GNAT family N-acetyltransferase codes for MIRLLTKEDAKKYWDLRLQALQVNPEAFVTTYEEAIRQENPIKRVERNLTAATSCTFGAFNEDHQLVGVVTLLTEEKEAYKHKGHIVAMYVDASNRRSGLARELIRKVIERAREMDLEQLTLGVVSTNVPAKKFYESMGFKTYGIEKRAIKMNGVYSDDEHMVLFL; via the coding sequence ATGATTCGATTACTTACGAAAGAAGATGCAAAAAAATATTGGGACTTACGTTTACAGGCATTACAAGTAAATCCAGAGGCATTTGTAACAACTTATGAAGAGGCGATTCGTCAAGAAAACCCGATTAAGCGAGTGGAAAGAAATTTAACAGCTGCTACTAGTTGTACATTCGGTGCTTTTAATGAAGATCATCAATTAGTTGGAGTTGTCACTTTACTAACAGAAGAGAAAGAGGCGTATAAACATAAAGGACATATCGTTGCGATGTATGTAGATGCAAGTAATCGAAGAAGTGGCCTTGCACGTGAGTTAATACGTAAGGTAATTGAAAGAGCAAGAGAAATGGACTTGGAACAATTGACCTTAGGTGTTGTGTCTACAAACGTGCCAGCAAAGAAGTTTTATGAATCAATGGGCTTTAAAACGTATGGGATTGAAAAGAGAGCTATAAAGATGAATGGTGTGTATAGTGATGATGAACATATGGTGTTGTTCTTGTAA
- a CDS encoding DNA alkylation repair protein, with translation MLLEEVMRQLEEYGTEQNCKTYKNHGAKEPLFGVSFANLKLLKKKIKKDHDLAILLWETKNMDAMTLATMILDPKKVTTKLLNKWVQEVDYYCLMDVLMTAICTSPIAIERMEEWTKSDDEWIGRAGWSLLANIAIKNKTLYDDFFSSYLEEIKTNIHNEKNRKKEAMNRALIAIGIRNEDLERKAIEIARVIGKVQVDHGATSCKTPDAEPYIKKARERAEKKKVK, from the coding sequence ATGTTACTTGAGGAAGTAATGCGGCAACTAGAGGAATATGGAACAGAACAAAATTGTAAAACGTATAAAAACCATGGAGCGAAAGAGCCACTATTCGGAGTTAGTTTTGCTAATTTAAAATTGTTAAAAAAGAAGATAAAAAAAGATCATGATTTAGCAATTTTATTATGGGAAACAAAAAATATGGATGCAATGACTTTAGCAACAATGATATTAGATCCAAAGAAAGTCACGACAAAACTGCTAAATAAATGGGTACAGGAAGTTGATTATTATTGTTTAATGGACGTTTTGATGACGGCTATTTGTACGTCGCCAATTGCGATAGAAAGAATGGAAGAATGGACAAAGTCTGATGATGAATGGATTGGAAGAGCAGGTTGGTCTTTATTAGCAAATATAGCGATTAAAAATAAAACGTTATATGATGATTTCTTCTCATCTTATTTAGAAGAAATTAAAACAAATATACATAATGAAAAAAATAGAAAAAAAGAAGCGATGAATCGTGCTTTAATTGCGATAGGCATTCGTAATGAAGACTTAGAGCGAAAAGCGATTGAAATTGCACGTGTAATTGGAAAAGTACAGGTTGATCACGGGGCAACATCATGCAAAACACCAGACGCAGAACCGTATATAAAAAAAGCGAGAGAAAGAGCTGAAAAAAAGAAAGTGAAATAA
- a CDS encoding peptidoglycan-N-acetylglucosamine deacetylase — protein MHNGIRMTTLVKRAMLICAGVLFTYEAALGSAHTALASTEDEAKSVQLVSEIQSSLAPKEAPKQYNGQVRKVAYLTFDDGPGKYTAELLDMLKRENAKATFFLIGSNVKAFPDLVKREDAEGHYVGMHSMTHNYKKLYTEGHYVDEMKEDQGLIAGVLGKSPVLTRPSYGSMPGLNEALRNKVVENGLKVWDWTIDSLDWRYNKMPVDAASAKIVENVLNGANKPAEVILMHDIHPQSVKAVPGIIKGLKEKGYELEAYSENEHFPLNFWHDNRM, from the coding sequence ATGCACAATGGAATTCGAATGACAACTTTAGTAAAAAGGGCTATGTTGATTTGCGCGGGAGTATTATTTACATACGAAGCGGCTTTAGGATCAGCACATACTGCTCTAGCAAGTACAGAGGATGAAGCAAAATCTGTTCAACTTGTAAGTGAAATTCAATCATCTCTTGCACCAAAAGAAGCTCCAAAACAATATAATGGGCAAGTTAGAAAAGTAGCTTACTTAACATTTGATGATGGTCCTGGAAAGTACACAGCTGAGCTTTTAGATATGTTAAAGAGAGAAAATGCAAAAGCAACATTCTTCCTTATTGGTTCAAATGTAAAAGCTTTTCCTGATCTTGTAAAGCGTGAAGATGCTGAAGGCCACTACGTTGGGATGCACAGTATGACTCATAACTACAAAAAACTTTACACTGAAGGTCATTACGTAGATGAAATGAAAGAAGATCAAGGCTTAATCGCTGGCGTTCTAGGTAAATCCCCCGTATTAACTCGTCCATCTTACGGCTCAATGCCAGGATTAAACGAAGCTCTTCGTAACAAAGTTGTTGAGAATGGGCTAAAAGTTTGGGATTGGACAATCGATTCATTAGACTGGAGATATAACAAAATGCCTGTTGACGCTGCATCAGCTAAAATTGTAGAAAACGTTCTAAATGGTGCTAATAAACCAGCAGAAGTTATTCTTATGCACGACATTCATCCACAATCAGTTAAAGCAGTACCTGGTATTATTAAAGGACTGAAAGAAAAAGGATATGAATTAGAAGCCTATAGTGAGAACGAACACTTCCCATTAAACTTCTGGCATGATA
- a CDS encoding GNAT family N-acetyltransferase, whose amino-acid sequence MNLQCVEQIEKDPILNVLLYAVGPSETSKKKAVLFYERNKGTLHRYEEKACIGIEIIGVNKARICHIAVAPQYRNKGIALQMIKEVVRMHQLTYLEAETDDEAVEFYKKIGFQVKSLGEKYPGSERFHCYLEK is encoded by the coding sequence ATGAATTTGCAATGTGTTGAACAAATTGAGAAAGATCCCATTTTAAATGTACTCCTGTATGCAGTCGGCCCAAGTGAAACTAGCAAAAAGAAAGCAGTTTTATTTTATGAAAGGAATAAAGGGACATTGCATAGATATGAGGAAAAGGCTTGTATAGGTATTGAAATAATCGGAGTAAATAAAGCAAGAATATGCCATATAGCAGTCGCTCCACAATATCGTAATAAAGGAATTGCGTTGCAAATGATAAAGGAAGTAGTAAGAATGCATCAATTGACTTATCTAGAGGCAGAGACAGACGATGAGGCAGTAGAATTTTATAAGAAAATTGGTTTTCAGGTTAAAAGTTTAGGAGAAAAATATCCGGGGAGTGAAAGGTTTCATTGTTACTTGGAAAAATAG
- a CDS encoding multidrug resistance efflux transporter family protein, whose protein sequence is MKAIAVGILASFFFAFTFVLNRAMDLEGGSWIWSASLRYYFMVPMLLLIVMYRGNLKQLFQFMKNNPKEWLVWSIVGFGLFYAPLSFAGAFGPGWLVASTWQITIVAGILLTPFFAVDPLHKKLPMKELVMSGIILCGVVLMQVEHASSLGIRETVLCVVPVLIAAFAYPLGNRKMMQVCKGELDVFQRVLGMTLASLPFWFLLSGYEVSTGGLPSISQVFQCFIVAVSSGLIATVLFFFATDLVKDDPQKLATVEATQSGEVLFALVGELILLSAPIPSSLSWIGMSLVIIGMILHSYVAVVVKKEEKITA, encoded by the coding sequence ATGAAAGCTATTGCAGTAGGGATATTGGCATCATTTTTCTTTGCCTTTACCTTCGTTTTAAACCGGGCGATGGACTTAGAAGGTGGAAGCTGGATTTGGAGTGCTTCATTACGGTACTACTTTATGGTTCCAATGCTTTTACTTATTGTCATGTATAGGGGAAACTTAAAGCAACTCTTTCAATTTATGAAAAACAATCCGAAAGAATGGTTAGTGTGGAGTATCGTTGGATTTGGTCTCTTCTATGCACCACTTAGTTTTGCTGGAGCTTTTGGACCTGGTTGGCTCGTTGCATCAACATGGCAAATTACGATCGTCGCAGGGATTTTGTTAACACCATTTTTTGCGGTAGATCCATTACATAAAAAACTCCCAATGAAGGAATTAGTTATGTCGGGTATTATTTTATGCGGTGTTGTACTCATGCAAGTAGAACATGCTTCGTCGTTAGGAATTCGTGAAACTGTTTTATGTGTCGTTCCTGTACTTATTGCAGCGTTTGCGTATCCTCTTGGAAACCGAAAAATGATGCAAGTTTGTAAAGGGGAGTTAGATGTATTCCAGCGAGTTCTTGGTATGACATTAGCAAGCTTACCATTTTGGTTTTTACTATCTGGTTATGAAGTATCAACAGGTGGTCTACCGTCAATTAGCCAAGTTTTCCAATGTTTTATTGTAGCGGTTAGTTCTGGTTTAATCGCGACCGTACTATTCTTCTTTGCGACAGATCTTGTAAAAGATGATCCACAAAAACTAGCAACAGTGGAAGCAACTCAGTCTGGGGAGGTTTTATTTGCGCTAGTAGGAGAACTTATCTTGTTATCTGCACCAATTCCGTCATCTTTATCTTGGATTGGTATGAGCCTCGTTATTATCGGAATGATACTACATAGTTATGTAGCGGTCGTTGTGAAGAAAGAAGAAAAAATAACTGCGTAA
- a CDS encoding GNAT family N-acetyltransferase, which yields MNVPVVQLRELTLDDVEDRYQWSLDTQVTKYLVVPDQYPPFTREDTKIWIEACINRKNGYEQRAITAENGIHIGWVDLKNFDKTNKNAELGIAIGNKEYWGKGYGIAALYGMLQLAFFEFKLEKVWLRVDEDNFQARKSYEKAGFVCEGLMRNDRLRQGKFIHRYRYSMLREEYESINSSL from the coding sequence ATGAATGTACCAGTTGTTCAATTAAGAGAACTGACACTAGATGATGTAGAAGATCGATATCAATGGTCATTAGATACACAGGTAACGAAATATTTAGTTGTACCAGATCAATATCCACCGTTCACTCGTGAAGATACGAAAATATGGATTGAAGCATGTATAAATCGAAAAAATGGTTATGAACAAAGAGCTATCACTGCAGAGAACGGCATACATATTGGATGGGTAGATCTTAAAAACTTTGATAAGACAAATAAAAATGCAGAACTGGGAATCGCGATTGGTAATAAAGAGTATTGGGGCAAAGGATATGGAATAGCAGCTCTATATGGTATGTTACAGCTAGCATTCTTTGAATTTAAATTAGAAAAAGTTTGGCTACGTGTAGACGAAGATAATTTTCAAGCTAGAAAGAGCTATGAAAAGGCTGGTTTTGTTTGTGAAGGACTAATGAGAAATGATCGATTACGTCAAGGGAAGTTCATTCATCGTTATCGCTATAGTATGTTAAGAGAAGAATACGAATCTATAAATAGTAGTTTATAA